The following coding sequences are from one Syngnathus acus chromosome 14, fSynAcu1.2, whole genome shotgun sequence window:
- the txndc15 gene encoding thioredoxin domain-containing protein 15, with product MSGTVSASLRLCCVSLILVLSFWPVTSHEHDESMPSEEESAATLQSEGIPDFVEGEEPRYHKRQFKTAEMADAVMVSEAPVDPFDMESLFLKNVQGFQSGFSPPCDDGAECLTAGAEDEDAETSQQVALEMVHAHGAEEKNAEATKTFKVNCEQKNVSSVDALSVNVLNASQDLMEFLNVNGSECSVVLFFTAWCQFSAGLAPHFNALPRVFPAVRFLALDASQHSSLSTRFGTVAVPNILLFQGAKPMARFNHTERTLDTLASFITNQTGLEAGPEKNVTDADRLGPLAGVPVKGVDWLLVFSVLFIAGFTSYGILRTDGIRWLIPGHEHEHQD from the exons ATGTCGGGGACTGTTTCGGCGAGTCTTAGATTATGTTGTGTTTCATTAATTTTGGTATTGAGCTTTTGGCCGGTGACATCCCACG AGCACGATGAGTCAATGCCATCTGAAGAGGAATCGGCTGCAACGTTGCAGTCTGAGGGCATCCCTGACTTTGTGGAGGGCGAAGAGCCGAGGTACCACAAGCGTCAGTTCAAAACGGCCGAGATGGCCGATGCCGTGATGGTCAGCGAGGCCCCCGTCGACCCGTTCGATATGGAGTCTCTCTTCCTCAAGAACGTCCAAGGCTTCCAGTCGGGTTTTTCGCCGCCGTGCGACGATGGCGCAGAGTGCCTCACCGCGGGCGCCGAGGACGAGGACGCCGAGACGTCCCAGCAG GTCGCGTTGGAAATGGTCCACGCTCATGGCGCTGAGGAGAAGAACGCGGAGGCCACGAAGACCTTCAAGGTCAACTGCGAGCAGAAGAACGTCAGCAGCGTGGACGCCTTGAGCGTTAATGTCCTCAACGCGTCGCAG GACCTGATGGAGTTTCTGAACGTCAACGGCAGCGAGTGCTCCGTGGTGCTTTTCTTCACGGCTTGGTGCCAGTTCTCGGCCGGCCTGGCGCCGCACTTCAACGCCCTGCCTCGGGTCTTTCCGGCCGTGCGCTTCCTGGCCCTGGACGCCTCGCAGCACAGCAG cctgTCGACGCGATTCGGGACGGTGGCGGTGCCCaacatcctcctcttccaagGAGCCAAACCCATGGCTCGCTTCAACCACACCGAGAGAACCCTGGACACGCTGGCCTCCTTCATCACCAACCAGACGG GCTTGGAGGCGGGGCCGGAGAAGAACGTGACGGACGCCGACCGCCTGGGCCCCCTTGCCGGCGTGCCAGTCAAGGGCGTGGACTGGCTGCTGGTCTTCTCCGTGCTCTTCATCGCCGGATTCACCAGCTACGGGATCTTGCGCACTGACGGCATCCGCTGGCTCATCCCGGGACATGAGCACGAACATCAGGACTGA
- the c14h5orf24 gene encoding UPF0461 protein C5orf24 homolog — protein sequence MMRQVTSGDFCMSARPSCLAEDTRHPAAHFDLCSTQPNKFYTPPPPPSSVQMTLGPMVSPVGSGLKPMACPRQDVLGPAKLPDGKSGDPAAAEDSSKKKSKGAGKTGRRGRPLGTTKLAGYRTSTGRPLGTTRAAGFKTSPGRPLGTTRAAGYKVSPGRPPGSIKGLSRLNKLPFGGSCSGAAFPYPLAHKEILCEASCKDKTDAE from the coding sequence ATGATGCGCCAGGTGACGAGCGGCGACTTCTGCATGAGCGCCCGGCCGTCGTGCCTGGCCGAGGACACCCGCCACCCCGCCGCGCACTTTGACCTGTGCTCCACGCAGCCCAACAAGTTCTACACGCCTCCTCCACCGCCTTCATCCGTCCAAATGACTCTTGGCCCAATGGTGTCGCCTGTTGGCTCTGGGCTTAAGCCTATGGCGTGCCCCCGACAAGACGTCCTGGGCCCCGCCAAGCTCCCTGACGGCAAAAGCGGCGACCCAGCGGCGGCGGAAGACAGCAGTAAGAAAAAGAGCAAAGGCGCCGGCAAGACGGGGCGGCGCGGACGCCCGCTGGGCACCACCAAGCTGGCCGGCTACCGGACCAGCACCGGGCGCCCGTTGGGCACCACTCGCGCCGCCGGCTTCAAAACCAGTCCCGGGAGGCCACTGGGCACCACCCGGGCAGCGGGCTACAAGGTGAGCCCCGGGCGGCCCCCCGGCAGCATCAAGGGCCTCTCCCGACTCAACAAACTGCCATTCGGCGGGTCCTGCAGCGGGGCCGCTTTCCCGTACCCACTCGCGCACAAGGAGATCCTCTGCGAAGCCTCCTGCAAGGACAAGACCGATGCCGAGTGA